One window of Bacillus sp. THAF10 genomic DNA carries:
- a CDS encoding iron ABC transporter permease, producing the protein MVDWKTIVKFIVVTLLLLLLMGMSIVLGYTDTTVKLAYEAFTSFNGSNEHIIIESVRLPRALIAACVGASLAMAGVFMQTLTKNPLASPGILGINAGASFAVVFVISFFKVANLSIFTWVSFLGAAVAALAVYFIGGIGKHELTPMKITLAGAAITALFSSFTQGILVTNEAALDEVLFWLSGSIQGRKLEVLASVFPYLLGGWVLALLLTPVMNVLAMGDDVAKGLGVKVGLLKLMVGVLVILLAGGSVAVAGPIGFIGIVIPHIARRIIGTDHRWLVPFAGLLGGVLLLAADIGARYIVMPQEVPVGVMTALIGTPYFIYIARKGFNRG; encoded by the coding sequence ATGGTAGATTGGAAAACAATCGTAAAATTTATAGTAGTGACTTTACTGCTCCTCCTGTTAATGGGGATGAGCATTGTTTTAGGGTATACCGATACAACAGTAAAGCTAGCTTATGAAGCGTTCACTTCCTTTAATGGAAGTAACGAGCATATCATCATCGAATCGGTTCGTTTGCCAAGGGCGTTAATTGCGGCATGTGTCGGCGCATCTCTCGCGATGGCGGGTGTGTTTATGCAGACCTTGACGAAGAACCCGTTGGCGTCCCCTGGAATTTTGGGAATTAATGCAGGGGCAAGCTTTGCGGTAGTGTTTGTGATTTCCTTCTTTAAGGTGGCAAACTTGAGTATTTTCACATGGGTATCCTTTTTAGGAGCAGCAGTTGCTGCATTGGCTGTTTATTTTATTGGTGGTATCGGAAAGCATGAATTAACACCGATGAAAATAACCCTTGCCGGAGCGGCGATTACCGCCCTTTTTTCTTCTTTTACGCAAGGAATATTGGTCACAAATGAAGCCGCACTGGATGAGGTCTTGTTCTGGTTATCTGGATCGATCCAAGGGAGAAAGCTGGAAGTATTGGCATCTGTTTTTCCTTATTTGTTAGGGGGATGGGTGTTGGCGCTACTTTTAACCCCAGTGATGAATGTGTTGGCCATGGGAGATGATGTCGCCAAAGGACTTGGGGTCAAGGTTGGCTTGCTAAAACTGATGGTAGGTGTTCTTGTGATTTTACTTGCTGGTGGGTCGGTTGCCGTTGCAGGACCTATTGGATTCATCGGCATTGTCATTCCCCATATAGCAAGACGTATTATTGGTACGGATCATCGATGGCTCGTGCCTTTTGCAGGGTTGCTTGGGGGCGTTCTTCTCTTGGCAGCAGACATAGGGGCAAGGTATATCGTCATGCCGCAAGAGGTTCCAGTAGGGGTGATGACCGCACTTATCGGGACACCGTACTTTATTTACATAGCAAGGAAGGGGTTTAACAGAGGATGA